The genomic DNA ACCGCTACACCGCCGACCGCAAATTGCGCCATGACGACGCCTATACGCCGGACAACGTGGCGGGCAAACGTCCTGACCGCGCGACGCTGGTTTATACCCAGCGCTGTAAAGAGGCGTGGAAAGATGTACCGGTGATCCTCGGCGGCATCGAAGCCAGCCTGCGCCGTACCGCGCATTATGATTACTGGTCTGATACCGTGCGCCGTTCCGTGCTGGTGGATTCCAAAGCCGACATGCTGATTTTTGGCAACGGTGAGCGTCCGTTGGTGGAGGTCGCGCACCGTCTGTCACAGGGCGAGCCGGTGGAGCAGATCCGCGACGTGCGCAACACCGCGATTATGGTGAAAGAGGCGCTGCCGGGCTGGAGCGGCGTGGATTCGCGGATCATTGATATGCCGGGCAAAATCGACCCGATTCCGCATCCGTACGGTGAAGATCTGCCGTGTGCGGATAACAAACCGGTCGAACCGAAGAAAACCGAAGCGAAAGCCATTGTCGTTCAGCCGCCGCGTCCGAAGCCGTGGGAGAAAACCTACGTGTTGCTGCCGTCGTTTGAGAAGGTCAAAAGCGACAAAGTGCTTTACGCTCACGCCTCCCGTATTCTGCACCATGAAACCAACCCGGGCTGCGCCCGCGCGCTGATGCAGAAGCACGGCGACCGCTATATCTGGATCAACCCGCCGGCCATTCCGCTGTCGACCGAAGAGATGGACAGTGTGTTTGCCCTGCCGTACAAGCGTGTACCGCATCCGGCGTATGGCAACAGCCGCATCCCGGCGTACGAGATGATCCGTTTCTCGATCAACATCATGCGCGGTTGCTTTGGCGGCTGTTCGTTCTGCTCGATCACCGAACATGAAGGGCGCATCATCCAGAGCCGCTCTGAAGATTCGATCATCAATGAGATCGAAGCCATTCGCGACACAGTTCCGGGCTTTACCGGCGTGATTTCCGACCTTGGCGGCCCGACTGCGAACATGTATATGCTGCGCTGTAAGTCGCCGCGTGCCGAACAGACCTGTCGTCGCCTGTCATGCGTCTATCCGGACATCTGTCAGCATATGGACACCAACCATGAGCCGACGATCAATCTCTATCGCCGCGCCCGAGATCTGAAAGGCATTAAAAAAATCCTCATCGCCTCTGGCGTGCGTTATGACATCGCCGTGGAAGATCCGCGTTATATCAAAGAGCTGGCGACACACCATGTGGGCGGTTATCTGAAGATTGCCCCGGAGCACACCGAAGAAGGGCCGTTGTCGAAGATGATGAAGCCGGGAATGGGAAGCTATCAGCGCTTTAAAGAGCTGTTTGATACTTATTCGAAGCAAGCAGGCAAAGAGCAGTATCTGATCCCGTACTTTATTTCCGCACACCCTGGAACGCGTGATGAAGACATGGTGAATCTGGCGCTGTGGCTGAAGAAACACCGTTTCCGCCTCGACCAGGTGCAGAACTTCTATCCGTCGCCGCTGGCGAACTCAACTACCATGTATCACACCGGCAAAAACCCGCTGGCGAAGATTGGCTACAAGAGTGAAGAGGTGGTGGTGCCAAAAGGCGATAAACAACGTCGTCTGCATAAAGCGCTGCTGCGCTATCATGATCCAGCCAACTGGCCGCTGATCCGTCAGGCGCTGGAAGCGATGGGCAAAAAACATCTGATTGGCGGTCGCCGTGATTGCCTGGTGCCGGCACCGACGATTGAAGAGATGCGCGAGGCGCGTCGTCAGAATCGCAACACGCGCCCGGCGCTGACCAAACACACGCCGATGAAACACCAGCGACGCTAACCCTCCAGGCCGGATAAGCGCAAGCGCCATCCGGCTTTTTTTACGCGCTTAGCCGCCAAACTGGTCCGGATCCGGCCCCAGCCGTTTCCCTTGATCCAGCTTCGCAATTTCGCCGAGTTCGTCTTTATCAAGACGGAAATCCCAGACATCAAAGTTTTCCGCGATGCGCGACGGAGTAACCGATTTCGGGATCACAACAAGACCGCTGTCGAGATGCCAGCGAATGACGATCTGCGCCGGGGTTTTGCCGTATTTATCGGCCAGGTCGCGAATGATCTTCTGATCAAACACGCCTTTACCCCCCTGCGCCAGCGGGCTCCAGGATTCGGTCTGGATCTTGTGCGTGGCGTTCCATGAATGCAACTGACGCTGCTGCATCAGTGGATGCAATTCGATCTGGTTGATCACCGGCGTCACGCCGGTTTCGTCGATCAGCCGTTGCAGATGGTTGATCTGGAAATTGCAGACACCGATACTTTTCGCCAGCCCTGATTTTTGTAGCTCAATCATGCCTTCCCAGGCCTCAACGTAATGGTCGATAGCCGGTACCGGCCAGTGCATCAGGTATAAGTCGACATGTTCAAGCTGCAGTTTTTTCAGGCTTTCCTGCAGCGCTTCACGGGGGCGTTTCTGATCGTCATTCCACAGTTTGGTGGTGATGAACAACTCGTCGCGCGGCACGCTGGCGGTCTTTAGCGCTTTGCCTACGCCATCCTCGTTTTGATATGCCGCGGCGGTATCGATAGAACGATAGCCCACTTCCAGCGCTTTATGAATGGCGCTGACGACCTCCTCGTTACCTGCTTTCCACACGCCGAGACCCAGCTGCGGCATTACGTTGCCGTCCTGTAGTTTGATTACGGTTGGATGTGTCATGCATTCCTCCTTTTAGGTGTCTCCCCGGAACAATGCCCCGGGGAGGTGTAGGATTAAGTCTGGACGAAATATGCAAAAACGAAAGGAAAAGCGGTAAACCTTAGCGTGCGGCCTCGTAAATACGGCGGCTGACGTCGAGGGTAATATCTTGTTTTTCGCCAAGTCTGGTCATGTGGTGTGCTTCCAGTTTTGCCAGCAGCGCCGGGATGGAGCTGCCATCCAGACCATAGTCGGACAAGTGCGTCGGTACGCCGAGCTGCTCGAAGAAATTACGCGTCGCGGCGATAGCGGCGTCGATGCGTTCTTCTTCAGAACCGTCGGTGATATTCCATACGCGCTCACCATACTGCAGCAGTTTGGCGCGCTTAGCGTCACGTTTTTCGTTCCACAGCGCAGGCAGAACAATCGCCAGCGTCTGGGCGTGATCCAGCCCGTGCATTGCAGTCAGTTCATGGCCGAGCATGTGTGTCGCCCAGTCCTGCGGCACGCCAGCACCGATTAACCCGTTCAACGCCTGAGTGGCCGCCCACATCACGTTAGCGCGCACATCGTAGTTTTCCGGTTCTGCCAGCGCTTTCGGACCTTCTTCGACCAGGGTCTGCAGAATGCCTTCAGCAAAGCGATCCTGAATTTTGGCGTTCACCGGATAGGTCACATACTGTTCAACGGTATGGACGAAGGCATCAACCACGCCGTTAGCGACCTGACGCGGCGGCAGGGTGTAGGTATAAACCGGATCGAGGATCGCAAACACCGGCTGTACGTGCGGGTTTTTAAACGCCTGCTTATCACCGGTGGTTTTACGCGAGATCACCGCGCCGTTGTTTGATTCAGAGCCGGTGGCGGGCAGCGTCAGTACCGAACCCATCGGGATAGCACTGTGGATCTCGCTACCGCGGGTTTCGAGGATCTGCCACGGATCAACGCCGTCAGCGTAATGCGCTGCCGCCGCGATAAATTTAGTACCATCAAGCACGGAACCGCCGCCGACAGCCAGCAGGAAAGTGACTTTCTCGTCGCGGGCGATGTTCACGGCTTTCATCAGCGTTTCGTAAGACGGGTTAGGTTCGATACCGCCGAACTCCAGCACATCCAGACCTTTCAGCGCGCTCAGCACCTGATCCAGCACGCCGGTTTTTTTCACACTGCCGCCGCCGTAGGTGATCAGCACGCGAGCGTCAGCCGGGATTTGAGCGCGAAGATCAGTAATCACGCCTTTACCAAACAGAATGCGGGTGGGGGTATGAAGGTTAAAATTATTCATTGCTCGTTCCCTTAACAGAGAGTGAAAAATGGCAGCGCAGAGCCTCTGCCTGATGAGGATTATTGTGGTCTTGTGCCTCCGGACCCTCAATGCACATTTCTGCCGATGTCTTGCCCATTTCTCCAGAGCGCTGGAGAAACCGCACAAGAGTGCGCACAATGTAACGGTCGATAAATCTGCCCGGAGTGACCTGCAATGAATCGTGAAGCCATCTGTCTGCAACTGACGGAACAGATTAAACAACTGATATCTCATCAGGAAAAGCTGAACGACCTGCTG from Trabulsiella odontotermitis includes the following:
- the dkgA gene encoding 2,5-didehydrogluconate reductase DkgA, giving the protein MTHPTVIKLQDGNVMPQLGLGVWKAGNEEVVSAIHKALEVGYRSIDTAAAYQNEDGVGKALKTASVPRDELFITTKLWNDDQKRPREALQESLKKLQLEHVDLYLMHWPVPAIDHYVEAWEGMIELQKSGLAKSIGVCNFQINHLQRLIDETGVTPVINQIELHPLMQQRQLHSWNATHKIQTESWSPLAQGGKGVFDQKIIRDLADKYGKTPAQIVIRWHLDSGLVVIPKSVTPSRIAENFDVWDFRLDKDELGEIAKLDQGKRLGPDPDQFGG
- a CDS encoding YgiQ family radical SAM protein; its protein translation is MSAISLIQPDRDLFSWPQYWAACFGPAPFMPMSREEMDLLGWDSCDIVLVTGDAYVDHPSFGMAICGRMLEAQGFRVGIIAQPDWNSKEDFMRLGKPNLFFGVTAGNMDSMINRYTADRKLRHDDAYTPDNVAGKRPDRATLVYTQRCKEAWKDVPVILGGIEASLRRTAHYDYWSDTVRRSVLVDSKADMLIFGNGERPLVEVAHRLSQGEPVEQIRDVRNTAIMVKEALPGWSGVDSRIIDMPGKIDPIPHPYGEDLPCADNKPVEPKKTEAKAIVVQPPRPKPWEKTYVLLPSFEKVKSDKVLYAHASRILHHETNPGCARALMQKHGDRYIWINPPAIPLSTEEMDSVFALPYKRVPHPAYGNSRIPAYEMIRFSINIMRGCFGGCSFCSITEHEGRIIQSRSEDSIINEIEAIRDTVPGFTGVISDLGGPTANMYMLRCKSPRAEQTCRRLSCVYPDICQHMDTNHEPTINLYRRARDLKGIKKILIASGVRYDIAVEDPRYIKELATHHVGGYLKIAPEHTEEGPLSKMMKPGMGSYQRFKELFDTYSKQAGKEQYLIPYFISAHPGTRDEDMVNLALWLKKHRFRLDQVQNFYPSPLANSTTMYHTGKNPLAKIGYKSEEVVVPKGDKQRRLHKALLRYHDPANWPLIRQALEAMGKKHLIGGRRDCLVPAPTIEEMREARRQNRNTRPALTKHTPMKHQRR
- the yqhD gene encoding alcohol dehydrogenase; this encodes MNNFNLHTPTRILFGKGVITDLRAQIPADARVLITYGGGSVKKTGVLDQVLSALKGLDVLEFGGIEPNPSYETLMKAVNIARDEKVTFLLAVGGGSVLDGTKFIAAAAHYADGVDPWQILETRGSEIHSAIPMGSVLTLPATGSESNNGAVISRKTTGDKQAFKNPHVQPVFAILDPVYTYTLPPRQVANGVVDAFVHTVEQYVTYPVNAKIQDRFAEGILQTLVEEGPKALAEPENYDVRANVMWAATQALNGLIGAGVPQDWATHMLGHELTAMHGLDHAQTLAIVLPALWNEKRDAKRAKLLQYGERVWNITDGSEEERIDAAIAATRNFFEQLGVPTHLSDYGLDGSSIPALLAKLEAHHMTRLGEKQDITLDVSRRIYEAAR